One genomic segment of Hemibagrus wyckioides isolate EC202008001 linkage group LG08, SWU_Hwy_1.0, whole genome shotgun sequence includes these proteins:
- the LOC131357463 gene encoding ovochymase-2 has product MTLLSLWIFAVLLRLMCRSRAALLDGAKCGSPRLGSTFDRYLRIVGGSPALYGSHPWLVSLRFRGSHFCGAAILTDCWLLTAAHCFSTSTAEFLHVVEAVVGEYDQRVVDRGEQTFGGRVASIVHEVQLDLVDPATCKHILQTLRPGLQNLTVLCAGPERGGKDACQGDSGGPLLCPRADGQWVVVGITSWGKGCGRSWINNRMKPLIGRSSPAVFTSIPVFIKWLFWKGKTISQLNVQDGALKGSEGIIQYPVHPGLNYSNNEAISWSITVPSGKRILLEFLKFDLENHPLCQSDHLTVFTGEGLPIGRFCGSKSPAPVLIHSNTTVLHFISDFSISGSGFSVRFRAVEADYTLGPGCGTVALFQSLATVQSPDYPLFYGDDTHCRWVIYVREGYVVKVSGLEGHGQGVRLAWSTRLWA; this is encoded by the exons ATGACTCTCTTGTCTCTCTGGATCTTTGCAGTTCTCCTCCGTCTCATGTGCCGTTCACGTGCTGCCCTTCTCGACG GAGCAAAGTGTGGCTCTCCACGGCTAGGAAGCACATTCGACCGCTACCTGAGGATTGTTGGAGGCTCACCGGCGCTTTACGGTTCTCACCCCTGGCTG GTGTCTCTGAGATTCAGAGGATCTCATTTCTGTGGAGCTGCCATCCTTACTGACTGCTGGCTTCTGACTGCTGCTCACTGCTTCTCTACTTCCACAGC AGAGTTCCTGCATGTTGTGGAGGCCGTAGTGGGCGAGTATGACCAGAGAGTGGTGGATCGTGGGGAGCAGACGTTTG GAGGTCGGGTGGCTTCAATTGTTCATGAAGTGCAGTTGGACCTGGTGGATCCAGCCACCTGCAAGCATATCCTACAGACCCTTAGACCAGGACTGCAAAACCTCACAGTGTTGTGTGCTGGACCAGAGAGAGGAGGGAAAGATGCCTGCCAG GGAGACTCAGGTGGACCTTTGCTGTGCCCACGGGCTGATGGACAATGGGTGGTGGTCGGAATCACATCATGGGGCAAAGGATGTGGACGCAGCTGGATCAACAACCGGATGAAACCTCTGATTGGAAGAAGCTCACCTGCAGTGTTCACTAGCATCCCTGTGTTCATCAAATGGTTATTCTGGAAAG GAAAAACAATCTCCCAGTTAAATGTACAAGATGGAGCTCTAAAAGGCAGTGAGGGAATTATACAATACCCGGTTCACCCAGGCCTGAACTACAGCAACAATGA GGCAATCTCTTGGTCTATTACTGTACCAAGTGGCAAAAGAATCCTGTTAGAATTCTTGAAGTTTGACCTGGAGAACCACCCTCTGTGCCAAAGTGACCACCTCACTGTGTTCACCGGTGAAGGCCTACCAATAG GCCGATTTTGTGGCAGCAAGTCCCCTGCACCAGTGCTCATACACTCCAACACCACCgtgcttcatttcatttctgattTCAGCATCTCAGGCTCAGGCTTCTCTGTCCGCTTCAGAGCCGTCGAAGCTGACTACACTTTGG gCCCAGGCTGCGGCACAGTGGCACTGTTTCAATCCTTGGCGACCGTGCAGAGCCCCGACTACCCGCTATTCTATGGCGACGACACCCATTGCCGCTGGGTAATCTACGTCCGCGAGGGTTATGTTGTCAAGGTATCAGGGCTTGAGGGTCATGGTCAGGGCGTGAGGCTGGCATGGTCAACTCGTCTCTGGGCATGA
- the LOC131357464 gene encoding ovochymase-2 produces MQPDAKLTVRRNFFPPSLLPQLDFTDFVLEESEGCQYDSLSVFGDFEAREQIVVLCGQSIPPAVLSFGRVMVVHFVTDSSVSARGFSANLSAISKKDLQHGEHEDLDDEENPD; encoded by the exons ATGCAGCCTGATGCAAAGCTGA CAGTGCGAAggaacttttttcccccctctcttttACCTCAGCTTGACTTCACTGACTTTGTCTTGGAGGAGTCTGAAGGGTGTCAGTAtgactctctgtctgttttcgGAGACTTTGAAGCCAGAGAACAAATTG tgGTTTTGTGTGGTCAGAGCATTCCTCCCGCGGTGCTGAGTTTTGGCAGGGTGATGGTTGTGCACTTCGTGACAGATAGCAGCGTGTCTGCCCGCGGCTTCAGTGCTAATCTCTCGGCCATCAGCAAAAAGG ACCTTCAACACGGCGAGCATGAAGACCTGGATGATGAAGAAAACCCTGACTAA
- the rep15 gene encoding rab15 effector protein, which produces MNRTENQTKKKPRTFKSLWSISEKPSTASCCSLFSDCIHVATSRTREYLHFTDPDNKFWPSGAVLREIFLMTYIRRSFQLNLNITFSCTVMTHGQRFLLGTDWVWAVLDPPSKNPRIQIAVQVLHIEENTQEDFEEHSSLETEPFQGTRAERLVEFCAGIGRSCFALFLFFGNKNDPGNIYGLLSNNLHQALGKCVRIDQRFIEGFFKGAKGFVTAFGMLQAVVGKKDNDPLTMLVKFA; this is translated from the coding sequence ATGAACCGAACAGAAAACCAAACCAAGAAGAAACCCAGGACATTCAAGTCCCTATGGTCCATCTCTGAAAAACCCTCAACTGCATCATGCTGCTCCCTCTTTAGCGACTGTATTCATGTGGCTACATCCAGGACGCGCGAGTATCTTCACTTCACAGACCCAGATAATAAGTTCTGGCCAAGCGGAGCGGTCCTGCGTGAGATCTTCCTAATGACTTACATCCGGCGCAGCTTCCAGCTGAACCTTAACATTACCTTCAGCTGCACAGTGATGACTCATGGACAGAGGTTCCTACTGGGAACTGACTGGGTCTGGGCTGTGCTGGATCCACCCAGTAAAAACCCCAGAATCCAGATTGCCGTGCAGGTCCTGCATATTGAAGAGAACACTCAGGAGGATTTTGAGGAACATTCCAGCCTGGAGACGGAGCCATTTCAAGGGACCAGAGCTGAGAGACTGGTGGAATTCTGTGCAGGAATTGGGAGGAGCTGCTTTGCTCTGTTCCTCTTCTTCGGAAATAAGAACGATCCTGGGAACATCTATGGACTGTTGAGTAACAACCTGCACCAGGCGCTTGGGAAGTGCGTTAGAATTGATCAGAGGTTTATCGAGGGGTTTTTCAAAGGGGCCAAGGGTTTTGTTACTGCCTTTGGGATGCTGCAAGCGGTGGTTGGTAAGAAGGATAATGACCCTCTGACCATGCTTGTCAAGTTCGCATAA
- the LOC131358365 gene encoding NADH-cytochrome b5 reductase 2 codes for MEQTLMFPVLIGLIAVLLTILYFILKGGTSESGKKASKLPKTLQDPSVKYQLPLVEKEDITHDTKRFRFGLPSSLHVLGLPVGQHVYLSAKINGNLVIRAYTPVSSDEDQGHVDLVVKVYFKHTHPNYPEGGKMSQYLNDMKIGDTMDFRGPNGLLVYNGNGRFAIRPDKKSDAKLRKFKHVGMIAGGTGVTPMLQLIRTITADPTDDTKCTLIFANQTDKDILLRKELEEFEKNHPDKLHLWYTLDRPPQGWKYSTGFVDVSMMKAHLPPPANDVLIVMCGPPPMIQNACLPNLTKLGYDPQNTFTY; via the exons ATGGAGCAAACTCTG ATGTTTCCCGTGCTGATTGGACTCATCGCAGTGTTACTCACCATCCTCTACTTCATCCTGAAGGGAGGAACTTcagaaagtggaaaaaaagcCAGCAAGCTTCCCAAAACTCTGCAGGATCCCAGTGTAAAATACCAGCTGCCCCTCGTAGAGAAGGAG GACATAACACACGACACGAAGAGGTTCCGCTTCGGTCTCCCGTCGTCTCTTCATGTCCTCGGGCTTCCAGTCG GTCAGCATGTTTACCTGTCTGCCAAAATCAATGGGAATCTGGTGATCCGAGCGTACACTCCTGTCTCCAGTGATGAGGACCAGGGACACGTCGATCTGGTCGTAAAG GTatatttcaaacacacacacccaaactaCCCTGAAGGAGGCAAAATGTCTCAATACCTGAACGATATGAAGATTGGAGACACCATGGACTTCCGAGGGCCAAACGGTCTTCTGGTGTACAACGGCAACG GTCGCTTTGCTATAAGGCCTGATAAAAAGTCTGATGCCAAGCTGAGGAAGTTTAAACATGTGGGAATGATCGCTGGTGGCACGG GGGTCACTCCAATGCTGCAGCTTATCCGCACAATCACAGCGGATCCTACAGACGATACCAAGTGCACACTTATTTTTGCCAACCAG ACAGACAAGGACATTTTGTTAAGGAAGGAACTGGAAGAATTTGAGAAGAATCACCCAGATAAACTCCACCTGTGGTACACGCTAGATCGACCTCCTCAAG GTTGGAAGTACAGCACAGGATTTGTAGACGTTTCAATGATGAAAGCTCACCTTCCTCCTCCAGCCAATGACGTGCTGATCGTGATGTGTGGCCCGCCCCCGATGATCCAGAACGCGTGCCTGCCGAACCTCACCAAACTCGGCTACGACCCACAAAACACCttcacatactaa